The proteins below come from a single Esox lucius isolate fEsoLuc1 chromosome 7, fEsoLuc1.pri, whole genome shotgun sequence genomic window:
- the ubl3a gene encoding ubiquitin-like protein 3a produces MTGSTPADMINLRLILVSGKTKEFLFSPNDSAADIAKHVYDNWPMDWEEEQVSSPTILRLIYQGRFLHGNVTLGALKLPLGKTTVMHLVARETLPEPNSQGQRNREKTGESNCCVIL; encoded by the exons ATTAATCTACGTCTTATCCTGGTCAGTGGGAAGACGAAAGAGTTTCTGTTCTCTCCCAACGACTCGGCTGCGGACATCGCCAAACACGTCTATGACAACTGGCCAATGG ACTGGGAGGAGGAGCAGGTCAGCAGTCCCACCATACTGAGGCTCATTTACCAGGGACGGTTTTTACATGGAAACGTCACGCTAGGAG cTCTCAAACTGCCCCTGGGGAAAACCACAGTGATGCATTTAGTTGCCAGAGAGACGTTGCCTGAGCCAAACTCCCAAG gtcagaggaacagagagaagactGGCGAGAGTAACTGCTGTGTCATCCTGTAA